The Comamonas sp. lk genome contains the following window.
ATCAAAGGCTTTGAGGTGGTGGGGTTCTACGGCTTCCTGGCCCCGGCAGGCACGTCCAAGGAGGTGGTTGCCAAGCTCAGCAATGCCTTCCAGCAGGTCATGACACTGCCCGAAGTGCGCAGCCGCATGGTGGAGCAGGGTGCCGACCCGGCCTTCTTAGGTGCGGATGCATTTGCCAAGTTCCTGGCGGGCGAGATGCCGCGTTGGGCGGCAGCGGTCAAGGCCTCCGGCACCAAGATGGACTGATTGCGTTTGGCTCGCTGAAAAGCCAAAGCCCGGCCGTTGAAAAGCGGCCGGGCTTTTAGGTTGCTCTTGATTTGGTAGCTGTTGGCGCCTGTATTTATTGAATCTCAGGTCTTTTTTTACCTGAAAATCACGAAATACAAGCACTATCTGCTTCTGTTTTAGATAATCGCGCCAGTTTGCGAGGGGCTGAACATATCCACGCGATCGGTGATGATGCCGTCCGTGCCCAGATCGATCAGGCGTTGGGCTGCCCATTCATCGTTGACCGTGTAGCTGCTGCAGCGCAGACCGGCACCATGCACCTTGGTCACCAGCTCGCGGTTCCACAGTCCGTGGTTGAGCACCATGGCCGAGCAGTCCAGCTCCAGTGCGATCAGCAAGTCCGCATCGCCAGTGCCATCGGCAAATTTGTCGACCAGCAGGCCGCGCAGCACCTGCGGTGCCATATCCCTGGCACCCTTGAGCGATGCCGGCTTGAATGAGGTGAACAGAGGCTGGACGATGTCCTTGGGCCAGATACGATTCATCAGCTCGCCGCAGGCGCGCCCGGTTTCCTCTTCCTGGCCCGGGGTGGGCTTGATTTCCACGTTCAGGTGCAGATTGTTGGCCAGGCACCAGCGGGCCAGTGCCTCCAGCGTGGGCAGGTTCTCGCCCGTGTAGGCACGCGAATGCCAGCTGCCGGCATCAAGCTGGGCGAGTTGACCCATGGTCAGTTCGCCGCCGACGCCGTGGCCGGTGGTCGTGCGCTCCAGCGTGGCGTCGTGCATCAGAAACAGCACGCCGTCCTTGCTGAGCTTGGCATCGCATTCAAAAAAGCGGTAGCCGTGATGAGCGCCCAGGCGAAAGGCGCTCATGGTGTTCTCGGGAGCCAGCTTGCCGGCGCCGCGGTGGGCGACCCAACGGGGATAGGGCCAGGGTTTCAAAGCAGTAGTCATGATCGATTGAACTTGTGCCAACGTGACAAGAGCGCCGCAAGTGCAGGACTTGGGCGCTCTTCAAGATTAATCAGTAGCGATTAACGTGGTTCGCAGGGCGTGTAAACGCCCTGTCAGATGCGTTTGCCGGTTTCGGCATTGAACCAGTGCAGACGGTCTTCGCGGGCCAGAATCTGGGTGGTTTCGCCGGGCTTGGGGAAGGGCTTGCCTTCTTCCACGCGCACGGTAACGTCTTCACCGCCGACCTTGCCGTACAGCAGGCGTTCGGCGCCCAGCAGTTCCACGGTGTCGACCTTGAAGTCCCAGCCGCCGGCATCCACCAGGTCGATGTGCTCGGGGCGGATGCCCAGAACCTGACCGGCCTTGCCATTGGGGGCGTTCTTGAGCAGGTTCATGGGTGGCGAGCCGATGAAGCCGGCCACAAAGGTGGAAGCCGGTGTGTGGTAGACCTCTTCGGGAGTGCCGAACTGTTCCACATAGCCGCCGTTCATGACGATCATGCGCTGGGCCAGGGTCATGGCTTCGACCTGATCGTGGGTCACGAACAGGCTGGTGATGCCCAGCTCGGCGTGGAGCTTCTGGATTTCGATACGGGTCTGGCCGCGCAGCTTGGCGTCCAGGTTGGACAGCGGCTCGTCAAACAGGAAAACCTGGGGCTGACGCACGATGGCGCGGCCCATGGCCACGCGCTGGCGCTGGCCGCCAGACAGCTGACGGGGCTTGCGGTCCAGCAGGTGGGACAGTTCCAGAATCTTGGCGGCCTTGTCCACGCGGCGCTTGATTTCGTCTTCGGGCACCTTGGCGAGCTTCAGGCCGTAGGCCATGTTCTCGTAGTTGCTCATGTGCGGGTACAGCGCGTAGTTCTGGAACACCATGGCGATGTTGCGCTTGGCCGGTTCCAGGTTGTTGACGACCTTGTCGCCAATCATCAGATCGCCGCCGGTGATTTCTTCCAGGCCG
Protein-coding sequences here:
- the ugpQ gene encoding glycerophosphodiester phosphodiesterase, which encodes MTTALKPWPYPRWVAHRGAGKLAPENTMSAFRLGAHHGYRFFECDAKLSKDGVLFLMHDATLERTTTGHGVGGELTMGQLAQLDAGSWHSRAYTGENLPTLEALARWCLANNLHLNVEIKPTPGQEEETGRACGELMNRIWPKDIVQPLFTSFKPASLKGARDMAPQVLRGLLVDKFADGTGDADLLIALELDCSAMVLNHGLWNRELVTKVHGAGLRCSSYTVNDEWAAQRLIDLGTDGIITDRVDMFSPSQTGAII
- a CDS encoding sn-glycerol-3-phosphate import ATP-binding protein UgpC, with the translated sequence MASISLKNIVKRYGSGKTAVPVIHGVNAEIKDGEFVVLVGPSGCGKSTLLRMIAGLEEITGGDLMIGDKVVNNLEPAKRNIAMVFQNYALYPHMSNYENMAYGLKLAKVPEDEIKRRVDKAAKILELSHLLDRKPRQLSGGQRQRVAMGRAIVRQPQVFLFDEPLSNLDAKLRGQTRIEIQKLHAELGITSLFVTHDQVEAMTLAQRMIVMNGGYVEQFGTPEEVYHTPASTFVAGFIGSPPMNLLKNAPNGKAGQVLGIRPEHIDLVDAGGWDFKVDTVELLGAERLLYGKVGGEDVTVRVEEGKPFPKPGETTQILAREDRLHWFNAETGKRI